The proteins below come from a single Mytilus edulis chromosome 5, xbMytEdul2.2, whole genome shotgun sequence genomic window:
- the LOC139523309 gene encoding uncharacterized protein: MGDSNSLFMVIPLVLIVKICCWGAICYRIRWSNRSGNEQTTIIHRTVIQGPVENGITGIENPGYLQQPLVYTDAISPNPRPSSVLPSNEQMTKAPYYPEQYNPGASRY; the protein is encoded by the exons ATGGGAGACAGTAATTCATTATTTAT GGTAATTCCTTTAGTGCTCATCGTTAAAATTTGTTGCTGGGGAGCTATTTGTTATAGAATTAGATGGTCAAACAGATCAGGAAATGAACAAACCACAATTATTCATCGCACTGTT attcaaGGGCCTGTTGAAAATGGTATTACTGGTATAGAAAACCCTGGATATTTGCAGCAGCCTCTAGTTTATACCGATGCAATCAGTCCAAACCCGAGACCATCATCGGTACTTCCATCAAACGAGCAAATGACCAAAGCACCGTACTATCCAGAACAGTATAATCCGGGGGCATCGCGTTATTAG